The Pseudofrankia inefficax genome window below encodes:
- the ftsW gene encoding putative lipid II flippase FtsW, which produces MREAPSSRSGVGSGGAGSGGSGSASGQRTRPRAAVARPGRAARAGADDGRPPTGDDRPARRERPAATPRDAGTLPAPREDEKASGRDGARPATTRDAARPAGSRESRRPATLRDAMAPAVRRPRVPAAAASDQQVRAGKAARQASQEAARRAGGVLSVPGRGGQRRSVLRPVPSPDTPGAALARLPLLERPLASYYLLGSSAGLLLLLGLVMVLSASNVRSYAAFGSSYTVFVRQATWMGIGLPVLLAASRAPSQWFRRVAYPLMGLTLLLLLAVLSPLGVSSNGAQRWLGVGTFSLQPSELAKLALVLWSADLLTRKRRLLGDWKHLIVPVVPVSALIGGLIMMQPDMGTTIVVFAVLFVVLWVVGTPGRVYAGLVGVLGAVGAILAVIEPYRLERLLSYRDPFQNAQTTGWQAVQGIYALAGGGWFGEGLGASKEKWPDLLPASYTDFILAIIGEELGLLGCLVVVILFGVFGYAGLRVAHRSDNQFVRLAAAGSTGWILTQAVVNMGAVVGLLPITGIPLPLVSFGGSSLVLTMFSIGMLLAFARSEPAAARLLAERSQRRREARQKRRRGPRDRARDGAAAGGAGSAPTRAARSAGAERAQTAVPARSRPGRRDPDLSGTPKTRRTKPGRAGMAGPVATTGGPGGAGESGGTGRSGRAGRPGGTGESGGSGRTGRTGGPGGSGGSGRAGRPDGAGGSGQSGRAGGTRRGATARGADGAGRGSGAGRGGATGRAGTTGTAGRAGRAGDGRERTGDATADRRRPEPGPYRRGARGDGEPAPDGPPSAG; this is translated from the coding sequence GTGCGCGAGGCGCCGAGCTCCCGATCGGGTGTCGGATCCGGTGGCGCCGGATCCGGCGGTTCCGGTTCGGCGTCCGGGCAGCGGACCCGCCCCAGGGCGGCGGTCGCCCGTCCCGGGCGCGCCGCGCGCGCCGGAGCGGACGACGGGCGCCCGCCGACCGGCGACGACCGCCCGGCCAGGCGAGAGCGGCCGGCGGCCACCCCGCGCGACGCCGGCACGCTGCCGGCGCCCCGCGAGGACGAGAAGGCCTCGGGGCGTGACGGCGCGCGACCGGCGACGACCCGGGACGCGGCCCGGCCGGCGGGCTCGCGCGAGAGCCGCCGGCCCGCGACCCTGCGCGACGCGATGGCCCCGGCGGTGCGCCGCCCGAGGGTCCCGGCCGCGGCGGCGTCCGACCAGCAGGTCCGGGCCGGGAAGGCGGCCCGGCAGGCCAGCCAGGAGGCCGCCAGGCGGGCCGGGGGAGTGCTCTCGGTGCCGGGCCGAGGCGGCCAGCGGCGTTCCGTGCTGCGCCCGGTCCCGAGCCCGGACACCCCCGGCGCGGCCCTCGCCCGGCTGCCGCTGCTCGAACGGCCGCTCGCCTCGTACTACCTGCTCGGCTCGTCGGCGGGGCTGCTCCTGCTCCTGGGCCTCGTCATGGTCCTCTCGGCGTCCAACGTGCGGTCCTACGCGGCGTTCGGCTCGTCGTACACGGTCTTCGTCCGCCAGGCCACCTGGATGGGGATCGGCCTGCCGGTGCTGCTCGCGGCCAGCCGAGCGCCGAGCCAGTGGTTCCGCCGGGTCGCCTACCCGCTGATGGGCCTGACCCTGCTGCTGTTGCTGGCGGTGCTCTCACCGCTGGGGGTCTCCTCGAACGGCGCCCAGCGCTGGCTCGGGGTCGGCACGTTCAGCCTGCAGCCCAGCGAGCTGGCCAAGCTCGCGCTGGTGCTGTGGTCGGCGGATCTGCTGACCCGCAAGCGCCGGCTGCTCGGGGACTGGAAGCACCTGATCGTCCCCGTCGTCCCGGTGTCGGCGCTGATCGGCGGGCTGATCATGATGCAGCCCGACATGGGGACGACGATCGTCGTGTTCGCGGTGCTGTTCGTGGTGCTCTGGGTGGTGGGCACGCCCGGCCGGGTCTATGCCGGCCTCGTCGGCGTGCTCGGGGCCGTCGGCGCGATCCTGGCCGTGATCGAGCCGTACCGCCTGGAACGGCTGCTGTCCTACCGCGACCCGTTCCAGAACGCCCAGACCACAGGCTGGCAGGCCGTCCAGGGCATCTACGCGCTCGCCGGTGGTGGCTGGTTCGGCGAGGGGCTGGGCGCCTCGAAGGAGAAGTGGCCCGACCTGCTGCCCGCGTCGTACACCGACTTCATCCTGGCGATCATCGGCGAGGAGCTGGGGCTGCTCGGCTGCCTGGTCGTGGTGATCCTTTTCGGCGTCTTCGGCTATGCGGGCCTGCGGGTCGCGCACCGCAGCGACAACCAGTTCGTCCGGCTGGCCGCGGCCGGCTCGACCGGCTGGATCCTCACCCAGGCGGTGGTGAACATGGGCGCGGTCGTCGGCCTGCTGCCCATCACCGGCATTCCCCTGCCGCTGGTGTCGTTCGGCGGGTCGTCGCTGGTCCTGACCATGTTCTCGATCGGGATGCTGCTCGCGTTCGCCCGCTCCGAGCCGGCGGCGGCCCGGCTGCTGGCCGAACGGTCCCAGCGGCGACGCGAGGCGCGTCAGAAGCGCCGGCGTGGCCCCCGGGACCGGGCCCGTGACGGCGCGGCGGCCGGTGGCGCCGGGTCCGCCCCGACCCGCGCGGCCCGGTCCGCCGGCGCGGAGCGCGCTCAGACCGCCGTCCCGGCCAGGAGCAGGCCGGGACGGCGTGACCCAGACCTGAGCGGAACGCCGAAAACGCGCCGCACGAAGCCCGGCCGGGCCGGCATGGCCGGACCTGTCGCCACGACTGGCGGGCCTGGTGGGGCTGGGGAGTCCGGCGGGACTGGCAGATCCGGCCGGGCTGGCAGGCCGGGCGGCACTGGGGAGTCCGGTGGGTCTGGCCGGACTGGCAGGACCGGTGGGCCGGGCGGGTCCGGCGGGTCCGGCAGGGCGGGCAGGCCGGACGGGGCTGGCGGGTCCGGCCAGTCTGGCAGGGCCGGCGGAACGCGCAGGGGCGCCACGGCTCGCGGGGCCGACGGGGCCGGCAGGGGGAGCGGGGCTGGGAGGGGCGGCGCGACTGGCAGGGCTGGCACGACCGGCACCGCTGGTCGGGCCGGCAGGGCCGGTGATGGCCGGGAACGCACCGGAGACGCGACGGCGGACCGGCGGCGGCCCGAACCGGGACCGTACCGCCGCGGTGCCCGCGGGGACGGCGAGCCGGCCCCTGACGGCCCTCCGAGCGCCGGCTGA
- the murG gene encoding undecaprenyldiphospho-muramoylpentapeptide beta-N-acetylglucosaminyltransferase: MLKSVLLAGGGTAGHVEPALAVADALRAADPRLRLTLLGTKTGLEARLVPARGYELATVEKVPLPRRPSAQLLTVPGRLAGAVSTAAHVLAETRADVVVGFGGYVSVPAYLAARRRGIPIVVHEANPLPGVANRLGARFTPYVATSYPGTPLRGARLTGIPLRPEILTLDRSAGAQRTARGRYGLDYQRPTLLVVGGSQGARSVNTAMTQAARALARSGVQVLHAAGPRNIDEVTAALPTGLPAPYVLLPYLDHIPSAYAAADMVLCRSGAMTCAELSAVGLPAAYVPLPHGNGEQRRNALPTVEAGGGLIVDDADLSAAWIMNNVVPVLVSPERLAKMQAAMAGAGHPQAAQTIVSMIHEAEASRRRSGGRHAAH; this comes from the coding sequence ATGCTGAAGAGTGTGCTGCTCGCCGGCGGCGGTACGGCCGGCCATGTCGAACCCGCCCTCGCGGTCGCGGACGCGCTGCGCGCGGCCGACCCGCGCCTGCGCCTGACCCTGCTCGGCACGAAGACCGGGCTGGAGGCCCGCCTGGTGCCGGCGCGCGGGTACGAGCTCGCCACCGTGGAGAAGGTGCCGCTGCCGCGGCGCCCCAGCGCCCAGCTGCTCACCGTCCCGGGCCGGCTGGCCGGCGCGGTGAGCACGGCCGCCCACGTGCTGGCCGAGACCCGCGCCGACGTCGTGGTCGGCTTCGGTGGCTACGTGTCGGTTCCCGCCTACCTGGCCGCCCGCCGCCGTGGCATCCCGATCGTGGTCCACGAGGCGAACCCGCTGCCCGGGGTGGCGAACCGCCTCGGCGCCCGGTTCACGCCCTACGTCGCCACGTCGTACCCCGGCACGCCGCTGCGGGGCGCTCGCCTGACCGGCATCCCGCTGCGCCCGGAGATCCTCACCCTGGACCGCTCCGCGGGGGCGCAGCGCACCGCCAGGGGCCGTTACGGCCTGGACTACCAGCGCCCCACCCTGCTGGTCGTCGGCGGCTCGCAGGGCGCCCGCTCGGTCAACACCGCGATGACGCAGGCCGCTCGCGCGCTGGCCCGCTCCGGGGTCCAGGTGCTGCACGCCGCCGGCCCCCGCAACATCGACGAGGTGACGGCGGCGCTGCCCACCGGCCTGCCGGCGCCGTACGTGCTGCTGCCCTACCTCGACCACATCCCGTCGGCCTACGCCGCGGCGGACATGGTGCTGTGCCGGTCCGGCGCGATGACCTGCGCGGAGCTCTCGGCCGTGGGCCTGCCGGCGGCCTACGTCCCGCTGCCGCACGGCAACGGCGAACAGCGCCGCAACGCGCTGCCGACCGTGGAGGCCGGCGGCGGCCTGATCGTCGACGACGCGGACCTGTCCGCCGCATGGATCATGAACAACGTCGTGCCGGTGCTCGTGTCGCCGGAGCGACTGGCGAAGATGCAGGCGGCCATGGCCGGCGCCGGCCATCCGCAGGCGGCCCAGACGATCGTCTCGATGATCCACGAGGCCGAGGCCTCCCGCCGCCGCTCAGGCGGCCGCCACGCGGCCCACTGA
- a CDS encoding UDP-N-acetylmuramate--L-alanine ligase has translation MSAGTSEQATRSAGDARVHFLGIGGSGLAPLARIALARGASVSGSDQEPSDRVQALRALGARVRTGAPPDPGALAAELAGVDVVVASSALPDDHPEIVAARAAGLPVRRRSDWLPELTAGYRLVAVAGSHGKTTTSAMLTVALRAAGADPTAVIGGEVPQLGGGAVVGRGEIFVLEADEYGGAFRGLDPAVTILTNVEWEHPDLFPDEAAVRAVFAAFAARVRPGGTLVACGDDPGVAAVLGTLAEGSGGGPRVVRYGFGDGLGWRAVDVVTTGQPDGARPASGSATSADADGGADGLDRTAAGPPVVTEATVLRDGEPVGTLRLALPGRHTVLNALAVLATASELGVPVETTLTALAGYTGAARRFQRIGARALPGTGAVEIVDDYAHHPTEIRATLAAARQQAAGRQVWAVLQPHTYSRLAALLADFAVAFGDADRLYVTDIYAARERDDLGVHACDLAKRVRVPAETSYVAWAELPDRLAADLPGHDVLLLTLGAGTITELGPRLLAMHLDT, from the coding sequence GTGAGCGCAGGAACAAGCGAGCAGGCAACCCGGAGCGCGGGCGACGCGCGCGTGCACTTCCTCGGCATCGGCGGCTCCGGCCTCGCCCCGCTGGCCCGGATCGCCCTGGCGCGCGGCGCGAGCGTCTCGGGCAGCGACCAGGAGCCGTCCGACCGGGTCCAGGCGCTGCGCGCGCTGGGCGCCCGGGTCCGCACCGGCGCGCCGCCCGATCCTGGCGCCCTGGCCGCCGAACTGGCCGGCGTGGACGTCGTCGTCGCCTCCAGCGCCCTGCCCGACGACCATCCGGAGATCGTCGCCGCCCGCGCGGCCGGCCTGCCCGTGCGCCGGCGCTCGGACTGGCTCCCGGAGCTGACCGCCGGCTACCGGCTGGTCGCCGTGGCCGGCTCGCACGGCAAGACCACCACCTCGGCGATGCTCACGGTCGCGCTGCGCGCCGCCGGCGCCGACCCGACCGCCGTGATCGGCGGCGAGGTACCGCAGCTCGGCGGCGGAGCGGTGGTCGGCCGGGGCGAGATCTTCGTGCTGGAGGCCGACGAGTACGGCGGGGCGTTCCGCGGGCTCGACCCGGCGGTCACGATCCTGACGAACGTCGAGTGGGAGCACCCGGACCTCTTCCCCGACGAGGCGGCCGTGCGCGCGGTCTTCGCCGCGTTCGCCGCCCGGGTTCGTCCCGGCGGCACGCTGGTCGCCTGCGGCGACGACCCGGGTGTCGCGGCCGTCCTCGGCACGCTCGCCGAGGGCTCCGGTGGCGGGCCGCGGGTCGTCCGCTACGGCTTCGGGGACGGGCTCGGCTGGCGCGCGGTGGACGTCGTCACGACCGGCCAGCCCGACGGCGCCCGTCCGGCCTCGGGCTCGGCCACTTCCGCTGACGCCGACGGCGGCGCGGACGGCCTCGACCGGACCGCCGCCGGGCCGCCGGTGGTGACCGAGGCCACCGTGCTGCGCGACGGGGAGCCGGTCGGAACACTGCGCCTCGCGCTACCCGGCCGGCACACCGTCCTGAACGCGCTGGCTGTGCTCGCCACCGCCAGCGAGCTGGGCGTACCGGTCGAGACGACACTCACCGCGCTGGCCGGCTACACCGGCGCCGCGCGGCGGTTCCAGCGGATCGGCGCCCGGGCACTGCCCGGCACCGGAGCGGTCGAGATCGTCGACGACTACGCCCACCACCCGACGGAGATCCGCGCCACGCTCGCCGCGGCGCGCCAGCAGGCGGCGGGCCGGCAGGTCTGGGCGGTGCTCCAGCCGCACACCTACAGCCGCCTGGCCGCGTTGCTGGCCGACTTCGCCGTGGCGTTCGGCGACGCCGACCGGCTCTACGTCACGGACATCTACGCCGCGCGGGAACGCGACGACCTCGGGGTACACGCCTGCGACCTGGCCAAGCGGGTCCGGGTACCGGCCGAGACGAGCTACGTCGCCTGGGCCGAGCTGCCCGACCGCCTCGCCGCCGACCTGCCAGGCCACGACGTCCTCCTGCTGACCCTGGGGGCGGGCACCATCACCGAGCTCGGACCCCGCCTGCTCGCGATGCACCTCGACACCTAG
- the ftsZ gene encoding cell division protein FtsZ, translating to MAAPQNYLAVIKVVGIGGGGVNAVNRMIEVGLKGVEFIAINTDAQALLMSDADVKLDVGRELTRGLGAGADPEVGRQAAEDHREEIEEVLKGADMVFVTAGEGGGTGTGGAPVVANVARSLGALTIGVVTRPFTFEGRRRANQADTGIDTLRNEVDTLIVIPNDRLLAMTDRDISVLDAFRSADQVLLSGVQGITDLITTPGLINLDFADVKTVMSHAGSALMGIGRARGDDRATVAAEQAIASPLLEASMDGAQGVLLNISGGSDLGLFEINAAAELVADAAHPEANIIFGAVIDDALGDEVRVTVIAAGFDTVPDRRAKGAAQQRSRPSPPPAVTAATPVPAGVLPAIPPVVTPPPASQPTPTYAPPPLGPPPAAPAPTPAQYVPEPLDPRPEMDEPPHRYVAQHGEGHGSATGGYGSDGGYGSGSDQRSGARPSYPPQRRPVRPIADDEDELDVPDFLK from the coding sequence ATGGCAGCCCCGCAGAACTACCTAGCGGTCATCAAGGTTGTCGGCATTGGTGGCGGTGGCGTCAACGCTGTGAACCGAATGATCGAGGTCGGTCTCAAGGGCGTCGAGTTCATCGCGATCAACACCGACGCGCAGGCGCTGCTGATGAGCGACGCCGACGTGAAGCTCGACGTCGGCCGCGAGCTCACCCGCGGCCTCGGCGCCGGCGCCGACCCCGAGGTCGGCCGGCAGGCCGCCGAGGACCACCGCGAGGAGATCGAGGAAGTCCTCAAGGGCGCCGACATGGTGTTCGTCACGGCCGGCGAGGGCGGTGGCACCGGCACCGGCGGCGCGCCCGTGGTGGCCAACGTGGCCCGCTCGCTGGGCGCCCTGACGATCGGTGTGGTCACCCGCCCGTTCACGTTCGAGGGCCGCCGCCGGGCGAACCAGGCCGACACGGGCATCGACACGCTGCGCAACGAGGTCGACACCCTCATCGTCATCCCGAACGACCGGCTGCTGGCGATGACGGACCGTGACATCAGCGTCCTCGACGCGTTCCGCAGCGCGGACCAGGTCCTGCTCTCCGGTGTCCAGGGCATCACCGACCTGATCACGACCCCGGGCCTGATCAACCTCGACTTCGCCGACGTCAAGACCGTCATGTCGCACGCCGGCTCCGCCCTGATGGGCATCGGCCGGGCCCGCGGTGACGACCGGGCCACCGTCGCGGCCGAGCAGGCGATCGCGTCGCCACTGCTCGAGGCGAGCATGGACGGCGCCCAGGGCGTGCTGCTCAACATCTCCGGCGGCTCGGACCTCGGCCTGTTCGAGATCAACGCCGCCGCCGAGCTGGTCGCCGACGCCGCCCACCCCGAGGCGAACATCATCTTCGGCGCGGTGATCGACGACGCGCTGGGTGACGAGGTGCGGGTGACTGTCATCGCCGCCGGCTTCGACACCGTGCCGGACCGGCGGGCCAAGGGAGCCGCGCAGCAGCGCTCCCGCCCGAGCCCGCCGCCGGCCGTCACCGCCGCCACGCCGGTCCCGGCCGGCGTGCTGCCGGCGATCCCGCCGGTCGTCACGCCGCCGCCCGCGTCGCAGCCGACCCCCACCTACGCCCCGCCCCCGTTGGGCCCGCCGCCGGCCGCTCCGGCGCCGACGCCGGCCCAGTACGTTCCGGAGCCGCTCGACCCGCGGCCGGAGATGGACGAGCCGCCGCACCGCTACGTCGCCCAGCACGGGGAGGGCCACGGCTCCGCGACCGGTGGGTACGGGTCCGACGGCGGCTACGGGTCCGGCTCCGACCAGCGGTCCGGGGCGCGGCCGAGCTACCCGCCGCAGCGCCGGCCGGTCCGGCCGATCGCCGACGACGAGGACGAGCTGGACGTCCCGGACTTCCTCAAGTAA
- the pgeF gene encoding peptidoglycan editing factor PgeF has protein sequence MPFLFTDRSGGVSAGPYAALNLGAHVGDDPAAVAANRRALAEITGASACFMRQVHGAEVVTLSERTRADWFRDDALGSAPERAAARGADSRGEDGLVTDVPGLALTVLVADCVPVVFTAAGAVGVAHAGRAGLATGVVPATVAALADLGAAPQHLHVEVGPSVCGRCYEVPAAMRDEVEALVPGTATVTRAGSPALDLRAGVAGQLRDLGVTDITVSGRCTMEDPALFSHRRDAGRTGRFAGVAWL, from the coding sequence GTGCCCTTCCTGTTCACCGACCGCTCCGGCGGCGTGTCCGCTGGCCCGTACGCCGCGCTGAACCTCGGCGCCCACGTCGGCGACGACCCCGCGGCGGTGGCGGCCAACCGGCGCGCTCTCGCCGAGATCACCGGGGCGTCGGCGTGCTTCATGCGCCAGGTCCACGGCGCGGAGGTGGTCACGCTCAGCGAGCGGACCCGGGCGGACTGGTTTCGCGATGACGCCCTCGGCTCCGCGCCCGAGCGGGCGGCCGCGCGCGGCGCCGACTCGCGCGGGGAGGACGGCCTCGTCACCGACGTTCCCGGTCTCGCGCTGACGGTGCTGGTCGCGGACTGCGTGCCGGTGGTGTTCACCGCCGCCGGCGCGGTCGGCGTCGCGCACGCCGGCCGGGCTGGGCTCGCCACCGGCGTGGTGCCCGCGACCGTCGCCGCGCTGGCCGACCTCGGCGCCGCGCCGCAGCACCTCCACGTCGAGGTCGGGCCGTCGGTGTGCGGCCGTTGCTACGAGGTGCCGGCGGCGATGCGGGACGAGGTCGAGGCCCTCGTCCCGGGCACGGCGACCGTCACCAGGGCCGGCAGCCCGGCGCTGGACCTGCGCGCCGGCGTCGCCGGACAGCTGCGGGACCTGGGCGTCACCGACATCACGGTCTCCGGTCGCTGCACCATGGAGGACCCCGCGCTGTTCTCGCACCGCCGCGACGCCGGGCGCACCGGCCGTTTCGCCGGCGTCGCGTGGCTGTGA
- a CDS encoding YggS family pyridoxal phosphate enzyme has translation MHGGDLTGVDTSDDGPRADLPRLRANLGDVRERITAAARAAGRDPAELTLVAVSKTWPAADVVVLRGLGVTHFAENREQEAARKVVEVHARLGLLPAGANGVAAGSGLAADAGRGGDSCHAGTSGTDGTIWHYVGQLQRNKANAVARWADWVQCVDRPELVASLARAAATAGRELTVCLQVSLDTSPGGPNGAPTAGRGGAAPADVPGLADLVAAAGWLRLAGVMAVAPRGQPPRPAFARLREVAERLRQIHPDACVISAGMSGDLEAAVAEGATHLRIGTALFGERLPVP, from the coding sequence ATGCACGGTGGCGACCTGACTGGCGTGGACACATCCGACGACGGACCGCGGGCCGACCTGCCCAGGCTGCGGGCGAACCTCGGCGACGTGCGGGAGCGGATCACCGCCGCGGCCCGCGCGGCCGGCCGTGACCCGGCCGAGCTGACCCTCGTCGCGGTGAGCAAGACCTGGCCCGCCGCCGATGTCGTGGTCCTGCGCGGCCTCGGGGTGACGCATTTCGCCGAGAACCGCGAGCAGGAGGCCGCCCGCAAGGTCGTCGAGGTCCACGCGCGGCTGGGCCTGCTCCCGGCCGGGGCGAACGGCGTCGCCGCCGGGTCCGGGCTGGCCGCGGATGCCGGTCGCGGAGGAGATTCCTGTCACGCGGGGACAAGTGGGACAGACGGGACGATCTGGCATTACGTCGGGCAGCTGCAGCGGAACAAGGCGAACGCGGTGGCCCGGTGGGCAGACTGGGTCCAGTGCGTGGACCGGCCCGAGCTCGTCGCGAGCCTCGCCCGGGCGGCGGCGACGGCGGGCCGCGAGCTCACCGTGTGCCTGCAGGTGTCGCTCGACACGTCCCCCGGCGGGCCCAACGGTGCCCCGACCGCCGGCCGGGGCGGCGCCGCACCCGCGGACGTTCCCGGTTTGGCTGATCTTGTCGCGGCGGCGGGCTGGCTGCGGCTAGCCGGTGTGATGGCGGTGGCTCCACGGGGACAACCGCCACGCCCCGCCTTCGCTCGGCTACGGGAGGTCGCCGAGAGACTGCGCCAAATCCACCCCGACGCGTGCGTCATCAGCGCCGGAATGTCGGGGGATCTGGAAGCGGCGGTGGCCGAAGGCGCGACACACCTACGGATCGGGACCGCTTTGTTCGGTGAGCGGCTTCCTGTCCCTTAG
- a CDS encoding cell division protein SepF gives MGLGRRAMVYLGLAEEDDEDYDYLDDEDDGQDDRRDVREPVPFDRTVRRIDAREEPPPMARRSSSVEPLRPAGAVPMRRVVAVEDASPYRITTLQPRSYNDARQIGEEFRDGTPVIMNLTEMDDVEAKRLIDFAAGLIFGLHGDIEKVTNKVFLLTPANVDVTESDKRRMREGGFYNQS, from the coding sequence ATGGGGCTCGGGCGCAGGGCGATGGTCTACCTCGGTCTGGCCGAGGAGGACGATGAAGACTACGACTACCTCGACGACGAGGACGACGGTCAGGATGACCGACGGGACGTGCGTGAGCCCGTCCCGTTCGACCGAACGGTGCGGCGTATCGACGCGCGAGAGGAGCCGCCGCCAATGGCCAGACGTTCCTCATCCGTCGAGCCGCTGCGTCCCGCTGGAGCGGTTCCTATGCGACGGGTAGTTGCTGTGGAGGATGCGTCCCCCTACCGGATCACCACGCTCCAGCCGCGGAGCTACAATGACGCCCGTCAGATCGGTGAGGAGTTCAGGGACGGCACCCCCGTCATCATGAACCTCACCGAGATGGACGACGTCGAGGCCAAGCGGTTGATCGACTTTGCCGCTGGACTGATCTTCGGCCTGCACGGGGACATCGAGAAGGTGACCAACAAGGTCTTCCTGCTCACTCCCGCGAACGTCGACGTCACGGAAAGTGACAAGCGTCGGATGCGCGAGGGCGGCTTCTACAACCAGTCCTGA
- a CDS encoding YggT family protein — translation MLLVYLLLLIARAVIDLLQSVSRNFRPTGPWVVICEVVYTATDPPLRLLRRFIPPLRVGSVAFDLGFLLLFIVIVVLRSYATRL, via the coding sequence GTGCTGCTGGTGTACCTTCTGCTTCTGATTGCGCGGGCGGTCATCGACCTGCTGCAGTCGGTGAGTCGGAACTTTCGACCCACCGGCCCGTGGGTCGTGATCTGCGAGGTCGTGTACACGGCAACTGACCCTCCGTTGCGACTGCTGCGACGCTTCATCCCGCCGCTGCGCGTCGGATCGGTGGCCTTCGACCTCGGTTTCCTGCTGTTGTTCATCGTGATCGTGGTGTTGCGGAGCTATGCGACGAGGTTGTGA
- a CDS encoding DivIVA domain-containing protein, protein MALTPQDVQNKVFSPTRFRTGYNEDEVDTFLDEVEAELTRLLDENADVRRQLDEARRAGGGGPGVPPQLIEENQQLRRQVEEARRAAAQAQAAAQQAQAQAAAAAARGPSTSPVPIPGGATQVIPAVGARAAAAQQQQAPSGNAAIDTEIEQRVARTLVLAQRTADEAVREARAESERARREARQDADRILAEARAHVAEQLGGLEDDKRRLEGQVEQLRAFEREYRTRLRAYLEMQLRDLDGMPTQPAVGAGGPQRPGLNPGSQGAQQQPQPAGVGVPAGAYQPGPGQMGVQNGVGRPDHDPRANNGMQDF, encoded by the coding sequence GTGGCGCTGACACCACAGGATGTCCAGAACAAGGTCTTCAGCCCGACGAGGTTCCGGACCGGCTACAACGAGGATGAGGTTGACACCTTCCTCGACGAGGTCGAGGCCGAGCTGACCCGGCTGCTGGACGAGAACGCCGACGTTCGCCGCCAGCTCGACGAGGCCCGTCGCGCCGGCGGCGGTGGCCCGGGCGTGCCGCCTCAGCTCATCGAGGAGAACCAGCAGCTGCGCCGCCAGGTGGAGGAGGCACGCCGTGCCGCCGCCCAGGCGCAGGCGGCCGCCCAGCAGGCCCAGGCGCAGGCGGCGGCCGCCGCGGCTCGTGGCCCGTCCACGTCCCCGGTCCCGATTCCCGGCGGCGCGACCCAGGTGATCCCGGCGGTCGGTGCCCGTGCGGCCGCGGCGCAGCAGCAGCAGGCCCCGTCGGGCAACGCGGCGATCGACACGGAGATCGAGCAGCGGGTCGCCCGTACCCTGGTGCTCGCCCAGCGGACCGCCGACGAGGCTGTGCGGGAGGCGCGTGCCGAGTCCGAGCGTGCCCGCCGCGAGGCTCGTCAGGACGCGGACCGCATCCTCGCCGAGGCGCGGGCGCACGTCGCCGAGCAGCTCGGTGGCCTGGAGGACGACAAGCGTCGCCTCGAGGGCCAGGTCGAGCAGCTGCGCGCGTTCGAGCGTGAGTACCGGACCCGGCTGCGTGCCTACCTGGAGATGCAGCTGCGCGACCTCGACGGCATGCCGACCCAGCCGGCCGTCGGCGCGGGTGGCCCGCAGCGGCCAGGTCTCAACCCTGGCTCGCAGGGGGCCCAGCAGCAGCCACAGCCCGCGGGCGTCGGTGTGCCGGCCGGGGCCTACCAGCCCGGTCCCGGGCAGATGGGCGTCCAGAACGGCGTCGGTCGCCCCGACCACGACCCGCGCGCCAACAACGGCATGCAGGACTTCTGA